GAGGCATTATTGAAAGCTTTTGGAGTAGGGGCAGAGGCTGTTACTGCACTTTTCAATGACGATGCAACAATTGAATTTCCTTATGCCCCATCCATTGGGGCAAAGGGTAAACAGAACATGGAGGCATATCGTAATCACCTGGAAGGAGGATTGAAGAACATGCCCCACCTGAAGTTTTCAGATATCAGGGTATATCGTTTACAGGAGGAAGGTACTTATTGGGCAGAAGCACACGGAGAATGCACTATCCTTTCTACGGGAATATTGTATCAACAGGATTATGTGATGTATTTCAAACTGAAGGGCGGCAAGTTCAGTTTTTATCGCGAATACTCTAATCCGTTACCTGCACTTAAAGCATTTGGCGGAGCTCAGGCAACCCTGGATATGTTTAACGTTAATAAATAACTTATGAAAATAGCTATTGCGGGAGCCACAGGAAATATTGGAAGTGCAACTGCCAGACAGGTTGTATTAAATGGCGCTATACCAATACTACTTGGTCAGAATATAGATAGATTAAACCAATTAAATATTACCGGGGCAATTGCTAAGGTTGCAGATCTGGGTGATATGGCGGAGATGATTAAGGCTACTCATGATGCCGATGCCTTGCTTTGGCTTGTACCCCCGGTTGCGGCTGCTCCAAGCCTAAAGGAGTGGTATGATAAAATAACTACAGCAGGTATTGCCGCTGTTCAACAAAATGACATCAAAAGAGTAGTGTTGATTTCTTCTCTTGGGGTGAGCACAAAACCTAACCTGGGCACTATTAGTTATTGCGGTATAATGGAAGAAGCATTTGATAAGTTGGGGGTAAATGTGCTTGCTTTAAGGCCCGGCTACTTTATGGAAAATTTTCTACTGCAGGCTCAAAGCATAAAAGAAAAGGGAGAATTTAGTTTTACTTATGACGCCCTGCATGACATCCCGTTTTTAAGTACAGAGGATGTAGGGAATATAGCAGCAAAATACCTGCTGGATGAGAGCTGGGCAGGGCATTGGAAACTCAACCTGATGGGACCTGAAAATTTAACCCTTAGCGATGTTGCACGCCGATTATCTTCATTAACAGAAAAACCAGTACGTTACAGACAGGAGTCCTTTGAGGAAATCGAATCCCGTTTAAACAATTGGGGGGTTGGAGAAACAATACGAAACGAATTAATAGATCTATTTAAGGCCTTGGGTGATCCCAATGGCGCTTATGCTACTCCACGTACCCCCGAGGCATACACAGCTACCTCATTTGAGCAGTTTGTAATAAATAAGCTAATGCCGGTGTTAATATAATTTTCATAAAAGTTCTTTTTGTGGGGATTGAATGTACTGCTATTTACTGCGGAGCCAGAAAAATACACACTTGCTGACCCTGTCTCGCAAGTGTGTATGTCGGTGGTATGAACTTGTCACTGTCTGAAACAATGGCTATACACATTTTCTGTGTTAAGCCGGCTGAGGATATAAACCATTGGTCGCAATAATGAAGTTCACAACGAGGTAAGGCATCATGTTCTGGTGTGCCTGACTACCACCGGTATTACCTATAGCACTGGCTCCAAGCGTGGCATTCGGTGTGGTTGTGCCTCCTGCCGGCAAAGGCAAAGTTGTATAAAGGTTTACGTCTGGATAAGGAGGAGTCACTGTGCTGTTATTGCCGTTTGAAGCTGCCAGCATATTATTGGCAGGCGAGCTGCTGACAGCAGGAGTGTTTATACCTGTGAAGGTGTGTGTATGTGGTGGCAGGTTAGCTGCAGTAAGTGTTACCGTGGTAGCACCTCCGCCAGCTGCCAGCACATAGTTGCCCGTGCCTCCCTGCGTGCTGATGGTGCCTGCACCAACTGGTAATTTCACACGCAGGTCGGGGAGTTTGAAGTTGGTAACACCATCTCCGCCATATGCTACCCCCAGCAGGGAGTACAATGCTTCATTACCAGCAATGGGCAATGCAGCTCCATTACATAACGCCCAGTTCTCAGGCGCATAATTGCCCGCAAACGCGCGGATCTCTCCTATATAACAATCCATATGATCAGTTTTTTAACGTTAAATAAAGGCTGTTAATCGCGCGAAGGCCAAAGCCCTACAGATGCGATACAATAATTCGTTACCAGGTAAGGCATCCTGTTCTCATGCGGGGTTGCGGTTCCTGCGCTGGTGATCACATCCGGGAAATTTACGGTAGGGGTGGCCGGAGGCGCGTAGAGGTTGACCTGTGCTGTGTTTTTTGCAGTTTGAGTACTGCTGGCAGGTACATTTGGATTTCCCAGGTAATTGTTGTTAGGCCCGCCAATGTTATATACATTGCTGCCATACATTGTATGCATGTGTGGCGGTATAGTATTGGGATCAGTAAGGGCTACTTTTTCTGTACCACCGGATTGTCCCAGTTGAAAATTCAGACCTCTTGCACTGGCTCCATAACCAACAATCGTGCGACCATTGAGGTTTGGTAATTTGAAGGTAGTAGAGCCATTTCCTCCATATGTTTGTCCCAGTAATGCAGCCAATGCCTGATTACCGCTTACCTGTAATTCCTGCCCGTTACAAGGCAGCCATCCCGAAGGAATTCTGGAGTATGGGAAGATGCGGATTTCGCCAAGGTAATTGTCCATAGTAATGTTTTTGAGGTGAGTTTAAACAATGATTTTTAATTGCCATTGACTGGGAAATAACCCTCCACACAAATGCAATAGTTGAGTGCAAGATAGGGAGACACATTTGAGTGAGGCGTAACGGCTGGTGTAAGCCGGTTATAGCTAATCGTTTGCGGCGCAAATGGCACATTCAGGTCAACAGTGTTCGAATAGGCTATAACGCCTTTACTGGTACCAAGCGCATAAGCATTGGTTAAATAAACGGTAGGGCCTGGTTGTGACTGCGCTGCAGTCGTTTGTCCGTTACCGGTACGTGTTACACCCTTCAGCTGGTGATTATGTGCAGCCATGGTATTTCCAGTAAGGGTAACCGCATCAACACCACCTGTAGCGCCTACCACATTATACCCGCTTGCTGCCGGATCCTTTCCCAGCAGTGTTATTCCCCGCAGGTCCGGTACCTTAAAGTTTTGACCCGGCGTGCCACCATAATAGTTACCTATTACTGCATATAAGGCCTGTTGAGACAGAAGCGTGTAAGTAGTGCCATCACAAGGCACCCAGCCAGAAGGCGTGTAGTTGAGTGCGAAAGCTCTGATTTCGCCGATAAAACCATCCATAATTTTTAATTTTTGTGAATAATAGAATGTGTGTATGGAGTTATAATTCAACCACCATTCCTGTTATCTAGTATAAGGAGGGGGTTAAATGCAATTAAAGCTGTGTAGATTTTAAACGTTCACAAAACAGTTTTTGCAATTTATTAACATGGAATAACCTGCCAGGCTAAGCTGGATATTGCTTGCGCCTGCATAATTGACAATTAGGATAAGGTGGAATAAATGCTCATGGAACTAATGTTTAATCGTACATAATATAGATAAGGTAACCCTGGGGTAGAAAATATTACTCCTTCACGAACAACTTCTGGGGCCAATCCTGGGCTACCTTGTTATAGCCAGTTATGTCATTTCAAAGGTTTAATTAAATTATTTATTCTTATAATCCGTTCTCTTTTTTTCGTTTATACCATTGTGTCTTTGATGTTTCTAAATTAAGGAAAAATTAAATCAAAATCACTTTTCTCTTTAAATGATTAATTTATGTCCTTGAAAATAGAACAATTATGGGTTCCTTTTATCAACTGCCAGGGTTTTTGGGGCTACGCATTTATCTTTAAAATTTTATCCCTCACAGATAATCTTTCGGATTGAAGGAATGAGGTCATTTCCTTTTATTGATATCCTACCTTTGCATTTAGTTTTGATAAACTTTTTATTAATCATGTCAGAAGAAGAAATTTGCAGCTGGCTCACCAAACAACTTCGCCTTTACATTCCGGTCTCCGATCAGGATGCTATCAACATTGCATCTTCCTTCAATTGCCGTATAGTTTACAAGGGGGAATACCTGCTTAAGGAAGGCCAGTATGGTGATTGGTGGGGATTTGTTTATAAAGGATTATTTCGGTCTTATTCATGTGATGTACGGGGAAACGAATATACCAACTCCTTTTTGAGAGAAGGTTCATTCACCTGTGAGCTGGTAAGTTTCCACGGCGGAACTGTCAGTCAGACAAACGTGGTAGCATTGGAAGATACTACCCTCCTTTATGTAAATAAGAAATCATTGAATCTGTTATTCAAAAATTTTTCTGAATTTGAAAAATTTGGACGATTACTATATGAAAAGGTGCTTGTAAATTACAAACAACACAATCTTTTTAGGGTAAGACTTAACGCAGGGGAGCGGTATCTTCACTTTTTAAAAAGCGAGCCGGAACTGATTAAAAGAGTTCCTTTGAAATATATTGCCTCTTATTTAAGTGTAACTGATAGCAGCTTGAGCCGGATTCGCCGAAAAACGCGGCAGGCAGATCTGTAATTTCTTGTCATTTGACAAGCGTAAACCACATTTGACGGTATTACCTTGCCCAAAAAACAAGATGGAATTACGACAAAAAATAGCTTTGATTACCGGAGCTAACAGGGGACTGGGCTTTGAGATCGCGCGTCAGTTGGGCAGAAAGCAGATCAAAGTATTAATTGGTGCCAGAAATGCAGCGGCCGGCCAGGCAGCTGCAGAGCGATTAATCGCCGAAGGAATCGATGCAATATTTCTTTTGCTTAATATATCAGATCCCAACAGTATTGAGAATGCTGTACAAGTTGTCAAGAGGGAATTTGGGTATTTAGACATTTTGGTCAATAACGCAGCCATCTTACCTAAAGCAACTGATGAAGACTCTCCAGGTATTGTAACCCAGCAACAATTACAGGCATTTTTAGAAACTAATTTTTTGGCACAGGTAAGTGTAACGCAATCTTTTTTACTATTAATAAGACAAAGCAAAGCTGGTCGTATTGTTAATATGTCCTCATCAATCGGGTCTGTGACTATATCCAGCGAACACCTCCACCAGAATGGTCCTAAGCCGGCCCGGATTCCCTATGCTGCATCGAAAGCTGCTCTAAATATGTTCACCGTCTTATTAGCCAGGGAATTGAGACCTGAAGGGATTAAGGTGAACAGTGCAGATCCCGGTCTTACTCAAACAGATGCAGGTGGCCCGAATGCTCCTTATACCGTAGAACAAGGTGCGAGACCAGCAGTATGGTTAGCCTGCCTGGAGGATGATGGCCCCACCGGCTGTTTTTTTACCCATGTAGATGAGCATATAGTTAATAATCCATGGTAAATAATTTCACAGTCCCTGGTCAAAGGGGATAAAATAAAGTACATGAAGAAGATGATTGAAATAACCCCAGGCACACTGTCTGGAAAGGCAATCATCTATAACAGTCTGGGGGGCTGGAAGTTATAAAAATTATTGAGTATAGCGTCCTGCCACTGGTATCCAGGTGTAGAGTTGACTGTTGTAAGAGGTTAGGTAACAGGTTTCATTTGATGAAAAACGCCATGTATGGTTGTGCATCAGATGGATTGCCCAATAATAGATGATTATTATCGCTGGTGAAGAAACCAGGTCGTTAAAATTCGTGACACGGTGAATTTGATTCTCAGTATGAGATAAATCTATTAGGATAGTTAGAATCATATGCAGGAGGAAAGATGCTACAAGCGAATGTTTAAATACCAGTAATTGCTGACAGCAGGGCGATTAAAAATCTACCATAACAGTGTATGTAATTCTCTGACAACCGAAGAAATAAAAACCTGTAAGTTATTGACTTGCAGGTTTTTTAAGTGCCTGGTAGTGGAGCGTTTTCGAACCAAATGGCTTTAGTTATCAGGAAATTACGTAAAATGTGAGCGCAAATTCCTGGATTGTTTATAGTTAAATTCTTTGACCTGCGATGAAAATGCATTTATGCAATACTTTTGTTCTGACGTTAGTATAAGGCGATACTGAATATCTGCCGAGATGTTCCTTTGCATTTCAATTGGACTTTCACAAAGAGAATACAATGATTTTTGCGCAATCCAAACTTAGTGTATGAAACGCACCAGTTTTGGAATAAAATTCCGTATCAGTATCGGAATATTAGTTTTCAATTTTTTATAAAGAGCTCACATGACAATTGTAATAAATGTCGTTTATTACAAACTCGTATTAATGAATAGCTTATGAAAAAGAGAACAATAGTTTTAATCGGATTCATAATATTAAAATTCTTATTGCAATATATTCTGATAAGTCCTGAATATGATTTACAACGGGATGAATATTTACATCTTGATCAGGCACACCACCTGGCATGGGGCTATTTATCAGTACCTCCCGTGACTTCCTGGATTTCCTTCCTGATCATGCTACTAGGAAATACAATCTTCTGGATTAAGTTCTTTCCTGCGCTATTCGGAGCCTTGACTATCCTGATAGTATGGAAGGCAATTGAAGAATTAGACGGAGATCTGTTCGCCTTAACTACAGGAGCAACCTGTGTTTTATTTTCAGCTATTTTAGCTTTAAATACCCTCTATCAGCCTAATTCATTGGATGTTTTGAGCTGGACGGCCTTTTACTACTGCATTATAAGATATATAAATTCCGAAAAGCAGAAATGGCTGTTGCTTGCCGCCATTGTTTTCGCCGTTGGATTCCTGAATAAATACAACATAGTATTCCTGCTCCTTGGGCTTCTTCCAGCCGTTGTACTATCACCTCAACGAAAAGTGTTTACCCGTAAGGGATTTTATCTGGCAGCTTTACTTGCATTAGTACTTATTTTTCCGAATCTGCTATGGCAATACATCAACGATTTTCCGATTGTTCGCCACATGAAAGAGTTATCGCGCTACCAATTGGTGAATGTAAGCAGGGCGGCCTTTTTAAAATCCCAGGTGCTATTCTTTTTTGGTGCAGCTGTTGTAATTTTATCTGGATTAGGTGCTTTGGTATTATACAAGCCGTTTCAAAAATATAGGCTCTTCTTCTGGACATTCATCTTCACCTTAACTATTTTCATCTACTTTAGGGCAAAAGATTATTATGCCATGGGAGTATATCCGGTTTACATGGCTTTTGGCGCTGTTTTTCTTTCAAGGGCATTGTCAGGAGACTGGAAAAGATATTTACGCCCTTTTGTAATAATTATCCCACTGGTTGTCTTCTTTCCAATGTACAAGGTTGCTTTCCCAAATAATGGTCCCGAATATATCTTGAAACACCAGCAACAATATAAAAGATTAGGACGTCTTCGCTGGGAGGATGGTAAAGACCATCCTTTACCGCAGGACTTTGCAGACATGCTTGGATGGAAGGAACTGGCACACAAAGTGGATAGTATCTATGCGCAGCTTCCCACTCCGAGCAAGACCCTGGTGCTTTGTGATAATTATGGACAGGCAGGCGCCATAAATTATTATTCAGAAAAAGGTATACAGGCAGTTTCATTTAATGCCGATTATATCAATTGGTTTGTGCTGAATAAGCGGTATGAAAACCTGATCAGAGTGAAAGACTATTTTGACAGGGATGATGAACTGCAAAAAACAGGTGCTTATTTCCTTACTGGGGTGGCAGCTGATTCTATCACCAATCCGAATGCAAGAGAATACGGAACAACAATTTTCCTTTTTACGGGCGCCAAAATCGATATAAGGCAGCGAATAAAAGATGAAATTGTAGAAGAAAGAAAGTATTAGCAGATTGTTGCGCTTGTTTTTTGGGCATTATCACTTGTAAAAACCAGATAGATGATTTATAAAAAATTCGTCAATTAAAATCCCTTTATATGATTGTAACATTTCATTAATATTC
This Chitinophaga sancti DNA region includes the following protein-coding sequences:
- a CDS encoding phage tail protein — translated: MDCYIGEIRAFAGNYAPENWALCNGAALPIAGNEALYSLLGVAYGGDGVTNFKLPDLRVKLPVGAGTISTQGGTGNYVLAAGGGATTVTLTAANLPPHTHTFTGINTPAVSSSPANNMLAASNGNNSTVTPPYPDVNLYTTLPLPAGGTTTPNATLGASAIGNTGGSQAHQNMMPYLVVNFIIATNGLYPQPA
- a CDS encoding phage tail protein — encoded protein: MDGFIGEIRAFALNYTPSGWVPCDGTTYTLLSQQALYAVIGNYYGGTPGQNFKVPDLRGITLLGKDPAASGYNVVGATGGVDAVTLTGNTMAAHNHQLKGVTRTGNGQTTAAQSQPGPTVYLTNAYALGTSKGVIAYSNTVDLNVPFAPQTISYNRLTPAVTPHSNVSPYLALNYCICVEGYFPVNGN
- a CDS encoding glycosyltransferase family 39 protein; translated protein: MKKRTIVLIGFIILKFLLQYILISPEYDLQRDEYLHLDQAHHLAWGYLSVPPVTSWISFLIMLLGNTIFWIKFFPALFGALTILIVWKAIEELDGDLFALTTGATCVLFSAILALNTLYQPNSLDVLSWTAFYYCIIRYINSEKQKWLLLAAIVFAVGFLNKYNIVFLLLGLLPAVVLSPQRKVFTRKGFYLAALLALVLIFPNLLWQYINDFPIVRHMKELSRYQLVNVSRAAFLKSQVLFFFGAAVVILSGLGALVLYKPFQKYRLFFWTFIFTLTIFIYFRAKDYYAMGVYPVYMAFGAVFLSRALSGDWKRYLRPFVIIIPLVVFFPMYKVAFPNNGPEYILKHQQQYKRLGRLRWEDGKDHPLPQDFADMLGWKELAHKVDSIYAQLPTPSKTLVLCDNYGQAGAINYYSEKGIQAVSFNADYINWFVLNKRYENLIRVKDYFDRDDELQKTGAYFLTGVAADSITNPNAREYGTTIFLFTGAKIDIRQRIKDEIVEERKY
- a CDS encoding NAD(P)H-binding protein; its protein translation is MKIAIAGATGNIGSATARQVVLNGAIPILLGQNIDRLNQLNITGAIAKVADLGDMAEMIKATHDADALLWLVPPVAAAPSLKEWYDKITTAGIAAVQQNDIKRVVLISSLGVSTKPNLGTISYCGIMEEAFDKLGVNVLALRPGYFMENFLLQAQSIKEKGEFSFTYDALHDIPFLSTEDVGNIAAKYLLDESWAGHWKLNLMGPENLTLSDVARRLSSLTEKPVRYRQESFEEIESRLNNWGVGETIRNELIDLFKALGDPNGAYATPRTPEAYTATSFEQFVINKLMPVLI
- a CDS encoding nuclear transport factor 2 family protein: MANNSLGYQIYEALLKAFGVGAEAVTALFNDDATIEFPYAPSIGAKGKQNMEAYRNHLEGGLKNMPHLKFSDIRVYRLQEEGTYWAEAHGECTILSTGILYQQDYVMYFKLKGGKFSFYREYSNPLPALKAFGGAQATLDMFNVNK
- a CDS encoding SDR family oxidoreductase encodes the protein MELRQKIALITGANRGLGFEIARQLGRKQIKVLIGARNAAAGQAAAERLIAEGIDAIFLLLNISDPNSIENAVQVVKREFGYLDILVNNAAILPKATDEDSPGIVTQQQLQAFLETNFLAQVSVTQSFLLLIRQSKAGRIVNMSSSIGSVTISSEHLHQNGPKPARIPYAASKAALNMFTVLLARELRPEGIKVNSADPGLTQTDAGGPNAPYTVEQGARPAVWLACLEDDGPTGCFFTHVDEHIVNNPW
- a CDS encoding phage tail protein, yielding MDNYLGEIRIFPYSRIPSGWLPCNGQELQVSGNQALAALLGQTYGGNGSTTFKLPNLNGRTIVGYGASARGLNFQLGQSGGTEKVALTDPNTIPPHMHTMYGSNVYNIGGPNNNYLGNPNVPASSTQTAKNTAQVNLYAPPATPTVNFPDVITSAGTATPHENRMPYLVTNYCIASVGLWPSRD
- a CDS encoding Crp/Fnr family transcriptional regulator, coding for MSEEEICSWLTKQLRLYIPVSDQDAINIASSFNCRIVYKGEYLLKEGQYGDWWGFVYKGLFRSYSCDVRGNEYTNSFLREGSFTCELVSFHGGTVSQTNVVALEDTTLLYVNKKSLNLLFKNFSEFEKFGRLLYEKVLVNYKQHNLFRVRLNAGERYLHFLKSEPELIKRVPLKYIASYLSVTDSSLSRIRRKTRQADL